A stretch of Arachis hypogaea cultivar Tifrunner chromosome 15, arahy.Tifrunner.gnm2.J5K5, whole genome shotgun sequence DNA encodes these proteins:
- the LOC112749911 gene encoding thiamine thiazole synthase 2, chloroplastic — MAAMATTTALSSNLIKASAFHGTPVATSRVTPIKSQQQQSQTISMSMATPPYDLQSFKFQPIKESIVAREMTRRYMTDMITYADTDVIVVGAGSAGLSCAYELSKNPSIRVAIIEQSVSPGGGAWLGGQLFSAMVVRKPAHRFLDELEVAYDEQEDYVVIKHAALFTSTIMSKLLARPNVKLFNAVAAEDLIVKGGRVGGVVTNWALVSMNHDTQSCMDPNVMEAKVVVSSCGHDGPFGATGVKRLKSIGMIDSVPGMKALDMNTAEDAIVRLTREIVPGMIVTGMEVAEIDGAPRMGPTFGAMMISGQKAAHLALKALGKSNAIDGTCGLEIEEPQFVLASADTEDIVDA; from the exons ATGGCAGCCATGGCCACCACCACCGCCCTCTCCTCAAACCTCATCAAGGCCTCCGCCTTCCACGGCACACCGGTCGCCACTTCCAGAGTCACTCCCATCAAATCCCAACAGCAGCAGAGCCAAACCATCTCCATGTCCATGGCCACACCCCCTTACGACCTCCAATCCTTCAAGTTCCAACCCATCAAGGAGTCCATCGTCGCACGCGAGATGACCCGCCGCTACATGACCGACATGATCACCTACGCAGACACCGACGTAATCGTGGTTGGTGCCGGCTCCGCTGGCCTCTCCTGTGCGTACGAGCTCAGCAAGAACCCCTCAATCCGCGTCGCCATCATCGAGCAATCCGTCAGCCCCGGCGGTGGGGCCTGGCTCGGCGGCCAGCTCTTCTCCGCCATGGTGGTTCGCAAGCCCGCCCACCGCTTCCTGGACGAGTTGGAGGTGGCATACGACGAGCAAGAGGACTACGTTGTCATAAAGCACGCGGCGCTGTTCACTTCCACCATCATGAGCAAGTTGCTGGCGAGGCCCAACGTGAAGCTGTTCAACGCCGTGGCGGCGGAGGATCTGATTGTGAAAGGAGGGAGAGTTGGTGGAGTTGTCACAAACTGGGCCCTGGTGTCGATGAACCATGACACACAGTCGTGCATGGACCCGAACGTGATGGAGGCCAAGGTTGTGGTGAGCTCGTGCGGGCACGACGGGCCTTTCGGCGCCACCGGGGTTAAGAGGCTGAAGAGCATCGGCATGATTGACAGCGTGCCTGGAATGAAGGCCCTTGACATGAACACCGCGGAGGATGCCATTGTTAGGCTCACCAGGGAGATTGTGCCTGGCATGATTGTCACCGGCATGGAAGTTGCTGAGATTGATGGTGCCCCCAGAATG GGTCCAACATTCGGAGCAATGATGATATCAGGGCAGAAGGCAGCTCATTTGGCGTTGAAAGCATTGGGAAAGAGCAATGCCATCGATGGGACTTGTGGACTTGAAATTGAAGAACCCCAATTTGTTTTGGCCTCTGCTGATACTGAGGACATTGTTGATGCTTGA
- the LOC112749913 gene encoding probable xyloglucan endotransglucosylase/hydrolase protein 8 — MVRMEAKASSSLGVILLLVVIAEAAVSKGSFEDNFSIMWSEDHFSTSKDGQIWYLSLDKDTGCGFQTKQRYRFGWFSMKLKLVAGDSAGVVTAYYMCSENGAGPERDELDFEFLGNRTGQPFLIQTNVYKNGTGGREMRHMLWFDPTEDYHTYSILWNNHQIVFFVDRVPIRVFKNNGKENNFFPNEKPMYLFSSIWNADEWATRGGLEKTNWKLAPFVSSYKDFSVDGCQWKDPYPACVSTTTDNWWDQYSAWHLSDDQKKDYAWVQRNLVIYDYCNDSQRYPILPEECSLSPWD, encoded by the exons ATGGTGAGAATGGAAGCAAAAGCTTCATCATCATTGGGCGTGATCCTTCTTCTCGTAGTCATAGCTGAAGCAGCTGTGTCCAAAGGATCCTTTGAAGATAATTTCAGCATAATGTGGTCTGAAGACCATTTTAGTACCTCCAAGGATGGGCAGATCTGGTATCTCTCACTTGACAAAGACACAG GATGTGGATTTCAAACAAAGCAGCGATACAGATTCGGGTGGTTCAGTATGAAGCTGAAATTGGTGGCAGGTGACTCTGCTGGAGTTGTCACAGCTTACTAT ATGTGCTCGGAGAACGGGGCAGGGCCAGAAAGAGATGAGCTGGACTTTGAGTTCTTGGGGAACAGAACAGGGCAGCCGTTCTTGATTCAGACAAATGTATACAAGAATGGAACTGGAGGCCGTGAGATGAGGCACATGCTTTGGTTCGATCCAACTGAGGACTACCACACCTATTCGATTCTCTGGAACAACCACCAAATTGT GTTTTTCGTGGATAGAGTGCCCATAAGGGTGTTCAAGAACAATGGGAAGGAAAACAATTTCTTCCCAAATGAGAAGCCCATGTACTTGTTCTCGAGCATATGGAACGCAGATGAGTGGGCCACAAGAGGAGGACTGGAGAAGACGAACTGGAAACTAGCACCCTTTGTGTCATCATACAAGGACTTCAGCGTCGACGGCTGCCAATGGAAAGATCCATATCCTGCATGTGTCTCAACCACCACCGACAATTGGTGGGATCAATACTCTGCCTGGCACCTCTCCGATGATCAGAAGAAGGATTATGCTTGGGTTCAGAGGAACCTCGTCATCTATGACTACTGCAACGATTCTCAACGCTATCCAATCCTTCCAGAAGAGTGTTCTTTGAGCCCCTGGGATTAA